The Dehalococcoidales bacterium genome has a window encoding:
- a CDS encoding CinA family protein, producing the protein MSRLAGEIVDLLRRKGLTLGLVESATGGLISHLITNVPGSSDVYTGSVTSYSNDAKARIVGVSADSIEQYGAVSPQVAGEMAQGGRRVLNVDICVTDTGIAGPGGATPEKPVGLFYIGLSHRGGTFNRKHVFSGDREANKRAAAETALTWLKEYLESLG; encoded by the coding sequence ATGAGCAGACTGGCAGGGGAGATAGTCGACCTGCTTCGTCGCAAGGGCCTGACCCTGGGGTTGGTCGAGTCCGCCACCGGCGGCCTGATTTCGCACCTGATAACCAATGTCCCCGGCAGCTCCGATGTCTACACGGGGTCGGTTACATCCTACAGCAACGATGCCAAGGCCAGGATTGTGGGCGTCAGTGCGGACAGCATCGAGCAGTACGGAGCGGTCAGCCCGCAAGTTGCCGGGGAAATGGCGCAGGGCGGAAGGCGGGTGCTGAACGTTGATATCTGTGTTACCGATACCGGAATTGCCGGGCCGGGCGGGGCGACCCCGGAGAAACCGGTGGGGCTGTTCTACATCGGGTTGTCCCACAGGGGCGGCACCTTCAACCGGAAGCACGTCTTCTCCGGTGACCGCGAGGCCAACAAGCGCGCTGCCGCGGAAACGGCTCTCACCTGGCTCAAGGAGTACCTGGAGAGTCTGGGGTAG